In Lepisosteus oculatus isolate fLepOcu1 chromosome 17, fLepOcu1.hap2, whole genome shotgun sequence, a genomic segment contains:
- the LOC102689299 gene encoding transmembrane protein 121-like, which produces MVPPPPANKPHVCLSTIIIMSSMALMDAYLVEQNQGPRKIGICIMVMVGDICFLIILRYVAVWVGAEVRTAKRGYAMILWFLYIFVLEIKVYFIYQNYKADRKSLDTIARKALTLLLSICIPALYIILVAIDHMEYVRAFKKKEEIRNRLFWVVVDLLDILDIQANLWEPQKKGLPLWAEGLMFFYCYILLLILPCVSLSEISMQGINIVPHKMMLYPILSLVTINIITIFIRGGNMIFYRDVRVSGILMGKNVLAIILKTCSFVQYRKQLQNAPPAFGIELQKNSVPHNQTLQAPSPVVIQNQTPMPEVTGCEHT; this is translated from the coding sequence ATGGTACCACCCCCGCCTGCTAATAAGCCACATGTGTGCCTCTCTACGATCATCATCATGAGCAGCATGGCTCTAATGGATGCTTATCTCGTGGAACAAAACCAGGGGCCTCGCAAGATTGGCATCTGCATCATGGTGATGGTGGGGGATATCTGCTTCTTGATCATTCTTCGCTATGTAGCCGTGTGGGTGGGAGCAGAGGTCAGGACAGCCAAGAGGGGCTACGCCATGATCTTGTGGTTCCTGTACATCTTTGTGCTGGAGATCAAAGTGTACTTCATCTACCAGAACTACAAGGCAGACAGAAAGAGCTTGGACACCATTGCTCGGAAGGCCCTGACTTTGCTCCTCTCTATTTGCATTCCTGCCCTGTACATCATCTTGGTGGCGATCGACCACATGGAGTATGTGCGCGCGTTTAAGAAGAAGGAGGAGATCAGGAACCGACTgttttgggtggtggtggaTCTCCTGGACATTTTGGATATACAAGCCAACTTGTGGGAACCTCAGAAAAAAGGGCTCCCCCTATGGGCTGAGGGGCTAATGTTCTTTTACTGCTATATATTGTTACTGATCCTTCCTTGTGTGTCATTAAGTGAGATAAGCATGCAAGGAATTAACATTGTACCCCACAAGATGATGCTCTATCCTATCCTGAGCTTGGTCACcataaacatcatcaccatcttcatcagAGGGGGCAACATGATCTTTTATCGGGATGTTAGGGTTTCAGGGATCTTAATGGGGAAAAACGTTTTGGCCATAATCCTAAAGACCTGTAGCTTTGTGCAGTACAGGAAACAATTGCAAAACGCCCCACCAGCTTTTGGAATTGAACTCCAGAAGAATTCAGTTCCTCACAATCAGACTTTGCAAGCACCATCTCCAGTGGTGATTCAGAATCAGACTCCCATGCCTGAGGTAACTGGGTGTGAACACACATGA